A genomic window from Ananas comosus cultivar F153 linkage group 22, ASM154086v1, whole genome shotgun sequence includes:
- the LOC109727053 gene encoding uncharacterized protein LOC109727053 isoform X2 yields the protein MPHIHHPNGFQTIRLRMGPEQPNAVLLDLAARCEEMVYASATDLNDYVRKIALKLLTVEARIPARNSTPPLPPRTPPLSPRRTVPHDEEEEEQDFEGGNANIASTSVNNNNIKI from the exons ATTTCAAACTATAAGGTTAAGGATGGGACCAGAGCAACCAAATGCGGTACTACTTGATCTTGCTGCAAGATGCGAGGAGATGGTTTATGCTTCTGCGACTGACCTG AATGATTATGTGAGAAAAATTGCCCTTAAGCTGCTGACAGTGGAGGCCCGTATCCCCG CTAGGAATTCCACTCCACCTCTACCTCCTCGTACTCCGCCTCTTTCTCCTCGCCGTACTGTCCCTCacgatgaggaagaagaagaacaggATTTTGAGGGTGGCAATGCCAATATCGCTTCAACCAG TGTGAATAATAACAATATCAAGATTTGA